From Desulfovibrio sp. TomC, a single genomic window includes:
- the infB gene encoding translation initiation factor IF-2 yields the protein MNKIRIKDIAKDLSLSNKDMLQILRELGIQVKSQLGTLTDEEAAQLRARVSQGSPSRTQVIDTEVSPGVIVRRRKAAPTPPAADATDVPREVIPEIPTPDEAPVVAAPKAPVASDLDDSEDADYRPQAEDFEAFAAPADEAPAAEPQRVAPQPGNARIVRPAAAARIIERPEAEKVEKAAPVEPEPVVTETAAAAEPEIPAMQAPEDTPPVAEAQVPDQRPVADDVPPAAAAAAGESEEDKRAKRPRRPEPAPAPKVRIISMPDPKRTPAPETRRPAAGEGQRPGGPGRPGGPGRPGAPGYTPGGPRPAGRPVPGMPPAPGTGDDKKRKKDRRVVEFGGQTTEEERRKNAAAGKGGKRKAGEVQDRTGGRGGKFKRKKNRDDFLGSKSDAGAQPMKAAKRKIRMEETIRVSDLAKQMGSKAQDLIKVLLGLGALVTINQSLDIETATLAAAEFGFEIEKSGFSEDDYIINAEIDKPEDKKPRPPVVTIMGHVDHGKTSLLDAIRLSNVVSGEAGGITQHIGAYHVTTNRGDIVFLDTPGHEAFTAMRARGAQVTDIVVLVVAADDGVMDQTREAVNHSRAAGVPIVVAVNKIDKPDANPDRVKRELGELGLVPEEWGGETIFANVSAKQKIGLDELLEMILLQAEVLQLSANPDKRARGHIVEARLDKGRGPVATVLIQEGTLHQGDAFVCGVFSGRVRACFDDQGRKIKEAGPAMPIEVQGFEGVPEAGDEFVGVEDEKVARRIAETRATKQRERELGKASKVTLETFLASRPEAEAQTLNLVLKADVQGSLEAIADALKKLSTDKVKVNIIHAGAGAITESDVLLASASSAIIIGFNVRPTIKVKEMAERESVDVRFYDIIYKVVSEIKDAMSGMLAPVIREQYLGQAEVRDTFTVPKVGTVAGCAVMDGKLTRNAGVRLLRDGVVVYTGKLASLRRFKDDVKEVTKGYECGVGLENFNDVKVADVIEAFESVEERATL from the coding sequence GTGAATAAGATTAGAATCAAGGACATCGCCAAGGATCTGAGCCTGTCCAACAAGGACATGCTGCAAATCCTGCGCGAGCTCGGCATCCAGGTCAAAAGCCAACTAGGCACATTGACCGATGAGGAAGCCGCCCAGCTGCGCGCCCGCGTGAGCCAGGGCTCGCCCAGTCGTACCCAGGTCATCGACACAGAGGTGTCGCCCGGCGTCATCGTCCGCCGCCGCAAGGCCGCCCCCACCCCCCCGGCCGCCGACGCCACGGACGTACCCCGGGAAGTCATTCCCGAGATCCCGACCCCGGACGAAGCACCGGTCGTGGCCGCGCCCAAAGCCCCGGTCGCAAGCGACCTCGACGACAGCGAGGACGCCGATTACCGGCCCCAGGCCGAGGATTTCGAGGCCTTTGCCGCGCCTGCGGACGAAGCGCCGGCCGCCGAGCCGCAGCGCGTAGCGCCCCAGCCCGGCAACGCCCGCATCGTCCGACCGGCCGCTGCGGCCCGGATCATCGAGCGCCCTGAGGCGGAGAAGGTCGAGAAAGCAGCCCCGGTCGAACCCGAACCGGTGGTGACCGAGACGGCTGCAGCGGCCGAACCGGAAATCCCGGCGATGCAAGCGCCCGAGGACACCCCGCCCGTGGCCGAAGCCCAGGTTCCGGACCAGAGGCCGGTCGCGGACGACGTCCCGCCCGCTGCCGCTGCCGCTGCCGGCGAGTCCGAGGAAGATAAACGCGCCAAACGGCCCCGTCGCCCTGAACCGGCTCCGGCTCCCAAGGTGCGCATCATTTCCATGCCCGATCCCAAGCGGACTCCGGCTCCTGAAACCCGTCGCCCGGCGGCTGGCGAAGGCCAGCGTCCCGGTGGTCCCGGCCGCCCCGGCGGCCCTGGCCGTCCCGGCGCTCCCGGCTATACCCCGGGCGGTCCCCGTCCGGCCGGTCGTCCGGTGCCTGGCATGCCGCCGGCACCCGGCACGGGCGACGACAAGAAGCGCAAGAAAGACCGCCGCGTCGTGGAATTCGGCGGCCAGACCACCGAAGAGGAACGCCGCAAGAATGCCGCCGCCGGCAAGGGCGGCAAGCGCAAGGCCGGCGAGGTCCAGGATCGCACCGGCGGTCGCGGCGGGAAGTTCAAGCGCAAGAAAAACCGTGACGATTTCCTGGGATCCAAGTCCGATGCCGGCGCTCAGCCGATGAAGGCCGCCAAGCGCAAGATCCGGATGGAAGAAACCATCCGCGTCTCCGATCTGGCCAAGCAGATGGGTTCCAAGGCCCAGGATCTGATCAAGGTGCTGCTCGGTCTTGGCGCGCTAGTGACCATCAACCAGTCGCTGGACATCGAGACCGCCACCCTGGCCGCTGCCGAGTTCGGTTTTGAAATTGAAAAGTCGGGCTTCTCGGAAGACGACTACATCATCAATGCCGAGATCGACAAACCCGAGGACAAGAAGCCGCGGCCGCCGGTCGTGACCATCATGGGCCACGTCGACCACGGCAAAACGTCGCTGCTCGACGCCATCCGGCTGTCCAACGTGGTTTCCGGCGAGGCTGGCGGCATCACCCAGCACATCGGCGCCTACCACGTCACCACCAACCGCGGCGACATCGTCTTCCTCGACACCCCGGGCCACGAGGCGTTCACCGCCATGCGCGCCCGCGGCGCCCAGGTCACCGACATCGTGGTCCTGGTCGTGGCCGCCGACGACGGCGTCATGGATCAGACCCGCGAAGCGGTCAACCACTCCCGGGCGGCCGGCGTGCCCATCGTGGTCGCGGTCAACAAGATCGACAAACCCGACGCCAACCCCGACCGGGTCAAGCGCGAACTGGGCGAACTCGGCCTTGTGCCCGAAGAATGGGGCGGCGAGACCATCTTCGCCAATGTCTCGGCCAAACAGAAGATCGGCCTGGACGAACTGCTTGAAATGATTCTCCTGCAGGCCGAAGTGCTGCAGCTCTCGGCCAATCCGGACAAGCGCGCCCGGGGCCATATTGTCGAAGCCCGCCTGGACAAGGGCCGCGGCCCCGTGGCCACGGTGCTCATCCAGGAAGGCACCCTGCACCAGGGCGACGCCTTTGTCTGCGGCGTGTTCTCTGGCCGGGTGCGGGCCTGTTTCGACGACCAGGGTCGCAAGATCAAGGAAGCCGGACCGGCCATGCCCATCGAGGTCCAGGGCTTTGAGGGCGTGCCCGAGGCCGGCGACGAGTTCGTCGGTGTCGAGGACGAAAAGGTCGCCCGCCGCATCGCCGAGACCCGGGCCACCAAGCAGCGCGAACGCGAATTGGGCAAGGCCTCCAAGGTCACCCTCGAAACCTTCCTGGCCAGCCGGCCCGAAGCCGAAGCCCAGACGCTCAATCTGGTGCTCAAGGCCGACGTGCAGGGTTCCCTTGAAGCCATCGCCGATGCGCTCAAAAAGCTGTCCACCGACAAGGTCAAGGTCAACATCATCCACGCCGGGGCCGGGGCCATCACCGAGTCCGACGTGCTCCTGGCCTCCGCCTCCTCGGCCATCATCATCGGGTTCAATGTGCGTCCGACGATCAAGGTCAAGGAAATGGCCGAGCGCGAAAGTGTTGACGTGCGCTTCTACGACATCATCTACAAGGTCGTCAGCGAAATCAAAGACGCCATGTCCGGCATGCTCGCTCCGGTCATCCGCGAGCAGTACCTGGGCCAGGCCGAGGTGCGCGACACCTTCACCGTGCCCAAGGTCGGCACCGTGGCCGGTTGCGCCGTCATGGACGGCAAGCTGACCCGCAACGCCGGAGTGCGGCTCCTGCGCGACGGCGTGGTGGTCTACACCGGCAAGCTCGCTTCGCTTCGCCGCTTCAAGGACGACGTCAAGGAAGTCACCAAGGGCTACGAGTGTGGCGTGGGTCTCGAAAACTTCAACGACGTCAAGGTTGCCGACGTGATCGAAGCCTTCGAGTCGGTCGAAGAACGGGCCACTCTGTAA
- a CDS encoding DUF503 domain-containing protein codes for MVVGVLTLQFALHGNDSLKGKRRVAQSLKHKLRNKFNVAAAEVAMQESWDTLVLAAVTVSNDATHARGLLQKAVNMVEAAALAELVYEDIEILTL; via the coding sequence ATGGTCGTAGGCGTCCTCACACTCCAATTCGCCCTCCACGGCAACGATTCCCTCAAGGGCAAACGCCGCGTGGCCCAGAGCCTCAAACACAAACTGCGCAACAAATTCAACGTGGCCGCCGCCGAAGTGGCCATGCAGGAATCCTGGGACACCCTGGTGCTGGCTGCCGTCACCGTCTCCAACGATGCCACCCATGCCCGGGGGCTTTTGCAAAAGGCCGTGAACATGGTGGAAGCCGCCGCCCTGGCCGAACTTGTCTACGAAGACATTGAAATTTTAACGCTCTGA
- the rbfA gene encoding 30S ribosome-binding factor RbfA yields the protein MKRTASRRSHRLADQIAREMAMALLEDVRDPRLELVTISGVTLNADLSIAQVFYTLSGDATRLAGAAKALDQARGFLRTQLGKRLSMKFVPDLRFSRDTYLEDMVYAKPEA from the coding sequence ATGAAACGTACCGCATCGCGGCGCTCGCACCGCCTCGCCGACCAGATTGCCCGGGAAATGGCCATGGCCCTTCTCGAAGATGTCCGGGACCCCCGGCTCGAACTTGTCACCATAAGCGGCGTGACGCTCAACGCCGATCTCTCCATCGCCCAGGTTTTTTATACGCTCAGCGGCGATGCAACCCGTCTGGCCGGCGCAGCCAAGGCCCTGGACCAGGCCCGGGGATTTCTGCGCACCCAGCTCGGCAAACGCCTGTCCATGAAGTTCGTGCCCGACCTGCGCTTTTCCCGCGACACCTATCTGGAGGACATGGTCTATGCCAAACCCGAGGCTTGA
- a CDS encoding DHH family phosphoesterase has protein sequence MPNPRLEIVRRIRAGQNFLVAAHAAPDGDALGSTAAMGFILEALGKNFSLVNDSPVPPQYGWMELPAPLIERPLDDAYDLAIVLDCGDGPRLGDLETSLDPTRVAVIDHHLGNPGFGAVNWIDPTRSATGEMVALIAKDLGVPLAGSLAEALYTAMATDTGFFSFSGTTATCLELIAEMIRGGLDIGTVGARIKNQWSMNRVRLWSEVLGSLAVCCHGQVGTIRVSQEMFVRTQTTPEDCEGLINNALRIKGVQAALLVRELPEGGVKFSLRSVGAVNIQTVAASFGGGGHKNASGGKLAMPLLEAETTLATALCQVVEPLRG, from the coding sequence ATGCCAAACCCGAGGCTTGAGATCGTCCGCCGCATCCGGGCCGGCCAGAACTTTCTGGTGGCCGCCCATGCCGCTCCGGACGGCGACGCCCTGGGTTCGACAGCAGCCATGGGCTTTATCCTGGAAGCCCTGGGCAAGAATTTTTCCCTGGTCAATGATTCGCCCGTCCCCCCCCAGTACGGCTGGATGGAGCTGCCCGCCCCGCTGATCGAGCGCCCTCTCGATGACGCGTATGACCTGGCGATCGTCCTTGATTGCGGCGATGGACCGCGCCTGGGGGACCTGGAAACGAGTCTTGATCCGACCCGGGTGGCCGTCATCGACCACCATCTGGGCAATCCCGGCTTCGGGGCGGTCAACTGGATCGATCCCACCCGCAGCGCCACCGGCGAGATGGTGGCTCTGATCGCCAAGGACCTGGGCGTTCCCCTGGCCGGCTCTCTGGCCGAGGCGCTCTACACGGCCATGGCCACGGACACCGGCTTTTTCAGTTTCAGCGGCACCACCGCCACCTGCCTGGAGCTTATCGCCGAAATGATCCGGGGCGGCCTGGATATCGGAACTGTCGGGGCGCGCATCAAAAACCAGTGGAGCATGAACCGGGTGCGTTTGTGGTCCGAAGTGCTCGGCAGCCTGGCGGTTTGCTGCCATGGACAGGTCGGCACGATCAGGGTATCGCAAGAAATGTTTGTCCGCACCCAGACGACCCCGGAAGACTGCGAGGGGCTGATTAACAACGCGCTGCGCATCAAGGGCGTCCAGGCGGCCTTGCTGGTCCGTGAGCTGCCCGAGGGCGGCGTAAAATTTTCCCTGCGCTCGGTCGGCGCGGTCAACATCCAGACCGTGGCCGCCTCGTTTGGCGGCGGCGGCCATAAAAACGCCTCGGGCGGCAAGTTGGCCATGCCCCTGCTTGAAGCCGAAACCACCCTGGCCACGGCCCTGTGCCAGGTCGTGGAGCCGCTTCGTGGCTGA
- the truB gene encoding tRNA pseudouridine(55) synthase TruB, with product MAEKYPLPQLHGVLVLDKPTGPTSTRCLTAIKRLGQKKIGHAGTLDPLAAGVLVVLLGEATKIAPYVMEGEKTYFGALTLGQTTDTYDSQGTVTAEASFAHVTPEALTDAIESWRELTSQEVPPYSAAKHQGRPLYELARKGLAAPVKVKEISVFDARAVSVDPPSATFRVRVSAGVYIRSLVHSLGTRMQCGAIMTALTREASRPFELAQAHSLDDILADPQSLPGRIIPLDAALPHWPTVVLDDPAAEQVRRGIRIPAGNGFPDGTYALLVSQTRLPLALARVEAKDGLLRWAIVRGLFGDPQPARRDGTDAPARQSTP from the coding sequence GTGGCTGAGAAGTATCCCCTGCCCCAGCTGCACGGCGTCCTGGTCCTTGATAAGCCCACCGGGCCGACCTCGACCCGCTGCCTGACGGCCATCAAGCGGCTGGGCCAGAAGAAGATCGGCCATGCCGGCACCCTCGACCCGCTGGCCGCCGGCGTGCTGGTGGTGCTTCTCGGCGAGGCCACCAAAATCGCCCCCTACGTCATGGAAGGCGAAAAGACCTATTTCGGCGCATTGACGCTCGGGCAGACCACGGATACCTACGACAGCCAGGGGACCGTGACCGCTGAGGCGTCTTTTGCCCACGTCACCCCCGAGGCGCTCACGGACGCCATCGAGTCCTGGCGCGAACTGACCAGCCAGGAAGTGCCGCCCTACTCCGCGGCCAAGCATCAGGGGCGGCCCCTGTACGAACTGGCCCGCAAGGGCCTGGCCGCTCCGGTCAAGGTGAAAGAGATTTCTGTTTTCGACGCGCGGGCCGTATCGGTCGACCCGCCGTCGGCAACCTTCCGAGTCCGGGTATCCGCCGGCGTCTACATACGCTCCCTGGTCCACAGCCTGGGGACGCGAATGCAGTGCGGCGCGATCATGACAGCCCTGACCCGGGAGGCGAGCCGTCCCTTTGAGCTGGCCCAGGCGCACAGCCTGGACGACATCCTGGCCGACCCGCAGTCGCTGCCCGGGCGGATTATTCCGCTCGATGCCGCCCTGCCCCACTGGCCAACTGTCGTCCTGGACGATCCGGCAGCCGAACAGGTCCGGCGGGGTATCCGTATCCCGGCCGGCAACGGTTTCCCGGACGGGACGTACGCCCTGCTCGTCAGTCAAACGCGCCTGCCCCTGGCTTTGGCCAGGGTCGAGGCGAAGGACGGCCTGTTGAGGTGGGCCATTGTACGCGGTCTCTTCGGCGACCCCCAACCGGCCCGGCGCGACGGCACTGACGCCCCCGCGCGCCAAAGTACCCCTTAA
- the rpsO gene encoding 30S ribosomal protein S15 codes for MVMTADSKAQVINGHQKHEGDTGSPEVQVALLTARIVYLTEHFKSHPKDFHSRTGLLKMVGQRRKLLNYLKKKDVQRYRDLIAKLGIRK; via the coding sequence GTGGTTATGACTGCCGACAGCAAGGCTCAAGTCATCAACGGACACCAGAAGCACGAAGGCGACACCGGCTCCCCCGAGGTCCAGGTCGCTCTGCTGACGGCGCGTATCGTGTATCTGACCGAACATTTCAAAAGCCACCCCAAGGACTTCCACTCCCGCACGGGCCTTTTGAAAATGGTCGGACAGCGTCGCAAACTTCTTAACTACCTGAAGAAGAAGGACGTCCAGCGCTATCGCGATCTGATCGCGAAGCTTGGCATCCGCAAGTAG
- the pnp gene encoding polyribonucleotide nucleotidyltransferase, with protein MTMTFDPIRLQATIGDKPVIIETGRLANQADGAVWIQSGGTVVLVTVCTQALAEEKGFFPLVVDYQEMAYAAGRIPGSYFRREIGRPSEREVLVCRLIDRPCRPLFPKGFRDEVQIIATVLSADGTVEPDVLALTGASTALHMSKIPFHGPIAGGRVGYIDGQFVLNPTVSQINADSMLNLVFAASRDAVVMVEGGGRFVSEDLLADALEFGHTSVLPLLDLQEEMREKAGKPKIAFTPPATVTELEDVVREAGEAKLKEAFTIKEKMARRDARRAVKAAVVEAVVAAFPETPAYKMKAGEILETMEKKLLRALIKDTGIRLDGRNVTTVRPIGIEVGVLPRTHGSALFARGETKALCVATLGSTGDEQKIETLNGETHKRFMLHYNFPPYCVGEVKMLRGPSRRDIGHGALAERSVLPVLPGPEDFPFTMRVVSQILESNGSSSMASVAGASLALMDAGVPIKAPVAGIAMGLIKEGDDFLILTDILGDEDAMGDMDFKVAGTADGVTGIQMDIKITGIPQAVMRQALNQAKEARLHILSRMADILPAPRPELSALAPQLAVVHINPEKIREVIGPGGKNIKSITADTGASIDIEDTGKISIFAPTLESLEMAKARVEYYDQHADVGANYKGKVIKVIECGVIVEILPGLEGLVHVSQLDVERVSSPADVVKMGQELEVKVLDVEPTGRLRLSRKAVINEERGIAYDPADYAKTGGGGGFRGRSGGDRDRGGRR; from the coding sequence ATGACAATGACCTTTGATCCCATCCGCCTCCAAGCCACCATCGGCGATAAGCCCGTCATCATCGAAACCGGGCGTCTGGCCAATCAGGCCGACGGCGCGGTCTGGATCCAGTCCGGCGGCACGGTTGTGCTGGTGACGGTCTGCACCCAGGCTCTGGCCGAAGAAAAAGGCTTTTTCCCCCTGGTGGTCGACTACCAGGAAATGGCCTATGCCGCCGGGCGTATCCCGGGCTCCTATTTCCGCCGCGAGATCGGCCGCCCGTCCGAGCGCGAAGTGCTTGTGTGCCGGCTGATCGACCGCCCCTGCCGGCCGCTTTTTCCCAAGGGCTTCCGCGACGAAGTGCAGATCATTGCCACGGTGCTCTCGGCCGACGGCACGGTCGAGCCTGACGTCCTGGCTCTGACCGGCGCGTCCACGGCCCTGCACATGTCCAAGATTCCCTTCCACGGCCCCATCGCCGGCGGCCGGGTGGGCTACATCGACGGCCAATTTGTGCTGAACCCGACCGTGTCCCAGATCAACGCCGACTCCATGCTGAACCTGGTCTTCGCTGCTTCCCGCGACGCCGTGGTCATGGTCGAAGGCGGCGGACGCTTTGTGTCCGAAGATCTGCTGGCCGACGCCCTGGAGTTTGGCCACACCTCCGTGCTGCCGCTCCTCGACCTCCAGGAAGAGATGCGCGAAAAGGCCGGCAAGCCCAAAATCGCCTTCACCCCGCCGGCAACCGTGACCGAGCTGGAAGACGTGGTGCGCGAAGCCGGCGAAGCCAAGCTCAAGGAAGCCTTCACCATCAAGGAAAAGATGGCCCGACGCGATGCGCGTCGCGCCGTCAAGGCCGCCGTCGTCGAGGCCGTGGTCGCCGCCTTCCCGGAGACCCCGGCCTACAAGATGAAGGCCGGCGAAATCCTGGAAACCATGGAAAAGAAACTGCTGCGGGCCCTGATCAAGGACACCGGCATCCGCCTCGACGGCCGCAACGTCACCACGGTGCGTCCCATCGGCATCGAAGTGGGCGTGCTGCCGCGCACCCATGGTTCCGCGCTGTTCGCCCGGGGCGAGACCAAGGCCCTGTGCGTGGCCACCCTGGGTTCCACCGGCGACGAGCAGAAGATCGAGACGCTTAACGGCGAGACGCACAAGCGTTTCATGCTCCACTACAACTTCCCGCCCTACTGCGTGGGCGAAGTCAAAATGCTGCGCGGCCCGTCGCGTCGGGACATCGGTCATGGCGCTCTGGCCGAACGGTCCGTCCTGCCTGTCCTGCCCGGCCCTGAAGACTTCCCCTTCACCATGCGCGTCGTGTCCCAGATCCTGGAATCCAACGGTTCCTCGTCCATGGCCTCGGTGGCCGGCGCTTCGCTGGCCCTTATGGACGCCGGCGTGCCCATCAAGGCTCCGGTGGCCGGCATCGCCATGGGCCTTATCAAGGAAGGCGACGACTTCCTGATCCTGACGGACATCCTCGGCGACGAGGACGCCATGGGCGATATGGACTTCAAGGTGGCCGGCACCGCCGACGGCGTCACCGGCATCCAGATGGACATCAAGATCACCGGCATTCCCCAGGCCGTCATGCGCCAGGCGCTCAATCAGGCCAAGGAAGCCCGCCTGCACATCCTGAGTCGCATGGCCGACATCCTGCCCGCGCCGCGCCCCGAGCTGTCCGCTCTGGCTCCGCAGCTGGCCGTGGTGCATATCAACCCGGAAAAGATCCGTGAAGTGATCGGACCCGGCGGCAAGAACATCAAATCCATCACGGCCGACACCGGCGCGTCCATCGACATCGAGGATACCGGCAAGATTTCCATCTTCGCCCCGACCCTCGAATCCCTGGAAATGGCCAAGGCCCGGGTGGAATACTACGACCAGCACGCCGATGTGGGCGCCAACTACAAGGGCAAGGTCATCAAGGTCATCGAGTGCGGCGTCATCGTCGAGATCCTGCCGGGTCTCGAAGGTCTGGTGCACGTCTCCCAGCTCGATGTGGAACGGGTGTCCAGCCCGGCCGATGTGGTCAAGATGGGTCAGGAGCTTGAGGTCAAGGTGCTTGACGTCGAGCCGACCGGCCGCTTGCGCCTGTCGCGCAAGGCCGTCATCAACGAAGAACGCGGCATCGCCTACGATCCGGCCGACTACGCCAAGACCGGCGGCGGCGGCGGCTTCCGCGGCCGTTCCGGCGGCGATCGCGACCGTGGCGGACGCCGCTAG
- a CDS encoding B12-binding domain-containing radical SAM protein encodes MPNIILINPSPNAQATGLNESSVWPPVGLASIAAVLVAQGYATCLIDNNLERMSVDEVLERTPKDALLIGVSLNSFAYDSVRKLCELFWTKRPGTVVVLGGPLPSVAPELVLDNFACNGVVRGEGEESLLHLVRNIVARRPLFEGVSGAAWKDQATGTLCANPVKRITDLDALPFPAYHLLPPLSRYKSRSRKRPIAPLVTSRGCAHGCSFCSKDIFQRKVTFHSPHSVLSQIDWLIKEFGVRQLDILDDNFAMDRKRMEAILDGIIERGYNLAINLNVGIRSEGLDENIFQKMKKAGVFKVAFGIESADPGVLELCNKKLNIAVLSRAIAMARRMGFIVYGFFIIGLPGETEEAFRRTMRFAKDVKLDIANFCLAVPFVGTELYRQVERNGKFLVDTRRDLNQGFYSGAVFFEYPGFTKEDILRRYKAAYKHFYTPWKQLVQLSKMRSVSELLWYMETGFLVLRNMVFASAKSK; translated from the coding sequence ATGCCGAATATCATCCTGATTAATCCTTCGCCAAATGCACAGGCCACGGGTTTGAATGAATCCAGTGTTTGGCCACCGGTTGGCTTGGCCAGCATTGCCGCTGTCCTGGTAGCGCAAGGCTATGCGACCTGCCTGATTGACAACAATCTGGAGCGAATGTCCGTTGACGAGGTGCTGGAACGGACGCCAAAGGATGCGCTGCTGATTGGAGTCTCTCTCAACTCATTTGCCTATGATTCCGTGCGCAAGCTATGCGAACTGTTCTGGACGAAACGTCCAGGAACCGTGGTTGTTCTTGGAGGGCCATTGCCCAGCGTCGCGCCGGAATTGGTTTTGGACAATTTTGCCTGCAATGGCGTCGTTCGGGGAGAAGGCGAAGAATCCCTGCTGCACCTGGTCCGCAACATCGTAGCGCGACGTCCGCTTTTTGAAGGTGTCTCCGGGGCCGCCTGGAAAGATCAGGCTACCGGCACATTGTGCGCCAATCCGGTCAAGCGGATAACCGACCTGGATGCCTTGCCGTTCCCGGCCTATCATCTCCTGCCACCACTTTCCCGGTATAAGAGTCGGAGCCGAAAGCGGCCGATTGCCCCATTGGTGACCAGTCGCGGCTGTGCCCATGGGTGCAGCTTTTGCAGTAAGGATATCTTTCAACGCAAGGTGACCTTTCATTCCCCGCACTCTGTTCTCAGTCAGATAGACTGGCTCATCAAAGAGTTTGGGGTGCGGCAGCTCGATATTCTTGACGACAATTTCGCCATGGATCGCAAGAGAATGGAAGCAATTCTCGACGGTATTATCGAGCGCGGCTACAATCTTGCTATCAATCTGAATGTCGGAATTCGATCCGAAGGATTGGACGAAAATATTTTTCAGAAAATGAAAAAAGCAGGTGTTTTCAAAGTTGCCTTCGGAATCGAATCAGCAGATCCGGGCGTCCTGGAATTGTGTAATAAAAAGCTTAATATTGCGGTACTTTCCCGGGCCATCGCCATGGCGCGAAGGATGGGATTCATTGTGTACGGCTTTTTTATCATCGGGCTTCCTGGGGAAACGGAAGAGGCCTTTCGGCGGACGATGCGATTTGCAAAGGATGTCAAACTTGACATAGCGAATTTCTGTTTGGCTGTTCCTTTTGTTGGAACAGAATTGTATCGGCAAGTCGAGCGCAATGGAAAGTTTTTGGTTGATACGCGACGCGATCTTAATCAAGGTTTCTATTCCGGCGCGGTATTCTTTGAGTATCCAGGCTTTACAAAAGAGGACATTCTGCGCCGATACAAAGCGGCGTACAAGCATTTTTACACGCCTTGGAAGCAACTTGTGCAACTTTCCAAAATGCGGTCCGTGTCTGAGCTGCTCTGGTACATGGAAACAGGTTTTCTCGTGCTCAGGAATATGGTTTTCGCCAGCGCCAAAAGCAAATAG
- the amrB gene encoding AmmeMemoRadiSam system protein B, which yields MPQTKTRDGNLRQPVVAGRFYPGDAAGLARETAGYLALAEAPSKRPTLLAMAPHAGAVYSGPVAGRTLGAANLAETLLLLGPNHTGQGARLAVWPSGAWRIPGHDVPVDDGLAAALLAAAPALVSDRQAHLGEHSLEVLLPFLAQVRPACRIVPVAVAEPDLAVLAQTAAAMAGVLAGWGQSVSVVVSSDMSHYVPHDTAKKLDTLALARILALDPSGLYQVVREVGITMCGVLPMVLGLLTALALGATSARLAAYATSAEASGDYGQVVGYAGVLVE from the coding sequence ATGCCCCAGACCAAAACCCGAGACGGCAACCTGCGCCAGCCTGTGGTGGCGGGCCGCTTTTATCCCGGCGATGCCGCTGGCCTGGCCCGGGAAACCGCCGGCTATCTGGCCTTGGCCGAAGCCCCGTCAAAGCGGCCAACCCTGCTGGCCATGGCCCCCCATGCCGGCGCCGTCTACAGCGGTCCCGTGGCCGGGCGCACCCTGGGCGCGGCCAACTTGGCCGAGACTCTGCTTCTTTTGGGACCAAACCATACCGGCCAGGGCGCGCGTCTGGCGGTGTGGCCGTCCGGGGCGTGGCGCATTCCGGGCCACGACGTGCCGGTGGACGACGGTCTGGCGGCGGCGCTGCTGGCGGCCGCGCCGGCTCTGGTTTCCGACCGCCAGGCTCATCTGGGCGAACATTCTTTGGAAGTGCTGTTGCCGTTTCTGGCCCAGGTCCGTCCAGCCTGCCGCATCGTGCCGGTGGCCGTGGCCGAGCCGGACTTGGCCGTCCTGGCCCAAACCGCTGCCGCCATGGCCGGGGTGTTGGCCGGTTGGGGGCAGTCTGTTTCGGTGGTCGTCAGTTCGGATATGAGCCATTACGTGCCCCACGATACCGCCAAAAAGCTCGATACCCTGGCTCTGGCCCGGATTTTGGCCCTTGATCCGTCGGGATTGTATCAGGTGGTGCGCGAGGTGGGCATCACCATGTGCGGGGTTTTGCCCATGGTCCTTGGGCTGTTGACCGCTTTGGCCCTGGGTGCGACGTCGGCCCGGCTGGCTGCCTACGCCACCTCGGCCGAGGCCAGCGGCGATTATGGGCAGGTGGTGGGATACGCCGGCGTCTTGGTGGAGTAG